The genomic interval ctttaaataaaagtgaagacaTTTCTTTTCCAGTTAGTGCAGCACTGCTTTTTCCCTCTTAAAATCTGAGGGAGGTTGGAGCATTTCCCccaatatatacaatgaaatgtgaGCCAGAAGAAagtctcagtttaaaaaaaatgaaaataccctATGTgtataaatagaaatgaattaaTATCCTAAATCCCCCAAACTGTTACTTACAGTCTCACCTCCTAACTTTGTCTCAGGGAGCATGAATGGTTTAAACAAGATCTTCCAAAATATCTCTTTCCTGAGGATCCATCATATAGTTCAACCATGATTGATGATGAAGCCTTAAAAGAAGTGTGTGAAAAATTTGAATGCTCAGAAGAGGAGGTTCTCAGCTGCCTTTATAATAGAAATCACCAGGACCCGTTGGCAGTTGCCTATCACCTCATAATAGATAACAGGAGGATAATGAATGAGGCCAAAGATTTTTACTTGGCAACAAGCCCACCTGATTCTTTTCTCGATGATCATCATTTGACTCGGCCCCATCCTGAAAGAGTACCATTCTTGGTTGCTGAAACGCCAAGGGCACGCCACACCCTCGATGAATTAAACCCACAGAAATCAAAACACCAAGGTGTAAGGAAAGCAAAATGGCATTTGGGAATTAGAAGTCAAAGTCGACCGAATGATATCATGGCAGAAGTTTGTAGAGCAATTAAACAACTGGATTACGAATGGAAGGTAAAAAAGAAAGGGCATTCTGACTTTAAGCACATTTGCTAAACCTGTAgtctataaaatgttttatagaagaactgcttttgactttctttttgtCCATACCACACACTAGGTTGTAAACCCATATTATTTGCGTGTTCGAAGGAAGAATCCTGTAACAAGTACATACTCCAAAATGAGTCTACAGTTATACCAAGTGGATAGTAGAACGTACTTACTGGATTTCCGTAGTATTGATGGTATGTACCTTCCACAAAACAACTTAGTTGACAAACTAGACTTTGTTACCTAACTTGGCTTTTTAGTCTTTGATTCTTTCGAAGCTTCTTGAACTGTTCCTAGTAATTCAATAGCAAAAGAACATTAAATGTGAGATTTGGTGCCTCTGTGATGTCAGCATTTGTGAATCTTAGGTTTGCTGTAATCTTACAGTGTATTGTCTTTTTATGATTACCTTAAAGCCAGATGCAGTCTGATCCTAAAATGATAGTTTCTgccacatttctgttttttggtgtGGTTCATTTTGGtaagataaaatgttttatttagaaataaatgttgactttttattaaatttttttatatctgatatttaataaattttttttttcatttaagaattaGAGTACAGTTATTACCTTTTAGAGTTGATTGATAAGGCAGTGTGAATAGATTTGATTAGTAGCTCATAGGACAAGAAATCATTTGTCAAGTAAGGTTTCTTACAGGGGACTGAGAGAGAAATGTTTTGGATAGGTAAGGGACTTAATGATTAGTTTTCTCCTCTCATCCAGCCTTTTGCTCCCAGCTTGACACTAGAGACATATCAGAGGTATGCATCCTGTATTAGTTTTGTGAGTTACATGATTCCAATTTTATCTCTTAATAAAGTGTTCTTAAATAATAGACCACTTTTGTATGAAAGCATGATATAGGGATTCCTGGGACTAAAGATAATGTTCAAGATAATGATCATAATTCGTTAAAAGTGACATTGTTAACCTTAATTTTAGATTGCTGTGCATTTCTATTTACCTACAGTCATAAACAATCAGAGACAGCCTGATGATCAAATTGAAATATTCAGACTTTTTAAGTTAGGTGTATTTTAATTGGTCATCAAAATAATGATTTACTTCagtataaaatcttaaaagtacctccttgaatatttttaaagaaacattaaattatgATAAGTATTGGTTTACTGTTTTAATAGTTAGAAAGTGAAAACCTATACTTAGAAAATATATCTCTGATTACCATTATGTATAGTTTGCCAGAATATCTTAACTATTTATATTGATTAAGTTGAGGTAAATTATTAATTGCAGAAAGCagacatttttgttattgtttgtttattaaatttaaatccaagttagttaacatacagtgtaataataattccaggaataggatttagtgatttatcacttacgtataacatgagcacccagtgctcatccgaaatgtcttccttaatgcctctcaCCCGTTTTtagccctccctcccacctaaCACCCCACCaccaaccctctgtttgttttctgcatttaagagtctcttatggtttgtctctttttctgtttttatattatttttgcttcccttcccttatgttcttctgttttgtcttaaattccacatatgaacgaaatcatatgatacttgtctttctctgacttacttcgcttagcataatacattctagttccatccacattgttgcaaatggcaagatttcatcctttttgaatgccgagtaatattccagtgtgtgtgtgtgtgtgtgtgtgtgtgtacatacacactcacaccccacatcttctttattcatcagtcaatggacattgggctctttccatactttggctatagcCAAGAGTGGtactataaactttggggtgcatgtgccccttcgaatcagcattctTGTATCCCTTgcataagtacctagtagtgcaattgctgggtcatagggtagttctgttttttgagGCACttgcatactgttttcctgagtggctgcatcagtttgcattcccaccagcagtgcaaaagggttcccttttctctgcatcctcatcaacatctgttgcttcctgagttgttaattttaaccattctgacaggtgagagatggtatctcattgttgtttttgatttgtatttttctgatgatgagtgatgttgagcatctttttatgtgtctcctagccatctggatgtcttctttggaaaagtgtctattcatgtcttttgcccatttcttcactggattatttgttttttgggtgttgagtttgataagttccttatagattttggatactaaccctttatctgatatgtcatttgcaaatgtcttctcccattccatcagttgccttttagttttgttgattatttcccttgcaatgcagaagctttttatcttgatgaagtctcagtagttcatttttgcttttgtttcccttgctttggGAGACaggtcaagtaagaagttgttgtggctcaggtcaaagaggttgttgcctgttttctctagtattttgatagcttcctgtcttatgtttaggtctttcatccattttgagtttatttttgtgtatggtataagaaagtggttcaggttcattcttctgcatgttgctgtccagttttcccaacaccatttgctgaagagactgtcttttttccattggatattctttcctgctttgtcaaagattagttggccatatgtttgtgggtccatttctgggttctctattctgttccaatgatcttgtgccaataccatactgtcttgaagattatagctttgtaatatagcttgaagtccagaattgtgatgtttccagctttggttttctttttcaggactgctttggctacttggggtcttttgtggttccatacaaattttaggattgtttgttctagttcagtGAACAGTAgtgtgctattttgatagggattactttatttttatttttaaatgggaaaaatatcttTATGCCAATGTTTGTATGAGTAGACTATAATAGGCTTTTAGTAAATGATATGATACTATAACATGGtttgaaatttatattaattCAGATTTCCCATATGCATACACTCTCAAAACGAATTTAACACTATCTATTAAAAAGCCTGACAGAGCACACTTGACTCATAATATCAAGTAAATACTCTATCCTAGCATTTCAAGAGTATAactgtatatataaatgttttctcaTAAACAGAGCCTTTAATTAAGTACAAGTTTTTAGCAGTTCTTCATTGGCCATCTCCATTAAGATCTGTTACCACTTTTGTGTATCTAAGATCCTATGGAATTATTAGATTTACCTAtgaattttttgtcttcttcataaACAAAAGAATAGTACCTACTTAGTGTCAGAAAGGCACAGGTTTGAGTGGTAATGTACTGGCCTCAAATTTATAACCTTAGGTTTATTAGCCCCTGGGTTTGCCAGTTGAATGAACATTTACTGTTTTTGTGTACTGTATTTTCAACTTTAGTTTTTCCTTAATTTGTTTATTGGAATCATTTCATGAGAtcttaaatacaaagagaaagtgggagagtgAAAAGCAGTGAGATGACAGGCAAAGGAGGTTCTAGATTTACCTCTTTATTACCTATGGCAAGTCACTACACTTTTTGAGGTTTATGTTTTCTTATCAATAGAATGAACATTGGATGAGGTGGTTTCCAAGATTTCTCCCaaattttaagtgcatttattCTATGATTTTAATATagagaaatgaatttttattgctAGGGAAGGATGTTTATTGAGCCCCATGTTATTAGTTTATTGGGCTATTAATTTTGGAGTGTAAGTCTGATGAGTAGCTACATACTGATGAGTAGCTATGTGCTATACCCAATGTTGATTAGGCATGAGGAGAATACGTACTGTATGTAAAGAAGACAAATGGTTTAACACAGATTCATCACCTCTATTTTAGAacgttttcaaaataaatgtgctCTTGATAGGTGGTCAGTGGTCTCACTCAAAGAAGcaaattaaatactatttattcAACTTTTGTTGGCGGGTGGGAgcgcacctgggtggatcagtcggttaagcatccaactcttgatttctgctcaggtcatgatctcacggtttgtgagattgagccctgtgttgggctgagtctgcactggcagcatggggcctgcttgggattctctctccctctctctctgcccctcctcccctccctcatgcgtgcgcgcgctctctctcaaaataaacaaaacttaaaagaataaaaattatgggGTGTAATGGATTataataaattgaaatttttttttacccagatGAAATTACTGAAGCCAAATCAGGGACTGCTACTCCACAGAGATCAGGATCAGTTAGCAACTATCGATCTTGCCAAAGGAATGATTCAGATGCTGATGCTCAAGGAAAATCCTCAGAAGCTTCACTTACCTCATCTGTGACCTCACTTGACTCTTCTCCTGTTGACTTAACTCCAAGACCTGGAAGTCACACGATAGAATTTTTTGAAATGTGTGCGAATCTAATTAAAATTCTTGCACAGTAAACCTAAAACTTTGCTTATTTCTTTGATAGCAATAAGCATGCATAAAAAATCATAGCCAAATGCTTCCATTTATAATCAAGTTATACATAATTATAACTGAGGATTGGCCTTTTGGAATGCAATTTGCACAGGAATTGGAACATGATTAATAGTTAAAAGCCTAATGTGCAAAAATGAATTAAGataattttgttcattgttcAGTAGGCATATAGCATAATGTAATTTTCACAATGAATTATAGGTCTCTCAGGCTCACTTGATTTTTggctgttttatatttaatgtatacaggGCTTTGTAGAATATTAGTTTACCATAAAGGCCTTCATGTATTATTACAAGTTGATATGTTCTATAATTGCTTcataaatttattcaataaatatttgcctagAATCCCCAGAGACCTTTATAGGtgatttgttttggggggatcCTGAACTTCTTACATAGCAGGTATTTTCCAGTAGTGACAGGCTGGACAACTCTTCCATATCTCTTCCCTTAATATTCTTTAGTATACGGTAAGCATATCAAAGATTAAATTAGACataattaaaatcttttctttagcTTGATAAATCCAAAAACACACAGAACTTACATATTCAGATACTCTAGGCACTAagttaaatcttaaaatttgtctCACTATATTCTGtacataaatttctctttttgtcccaAGAGCTGAGTTGCATATGCtataaataaatcatgtttttgtCAATCTCACAAATTCCGCTGCTCATGTCCGTCAGTATTGAATGTATACAAAAATTTCTAGTCATTCAATTATGTATCTTTTAAATTGATTTAGCACACAGAATATTTCCTACCATTTAAATGCTCATATAAGactttttctcccaaattttatcgtgaccatttttaaaaacaaaaataaaaaggctatAGGGTGATCACATGTGTATCTACCACTTAGATTCAACACtggttaacattttgccacatttgctttatatctatgtatgtatatagacatAGTGTACATATGTacgtgtatatagatatatatgtttttttctccttgaacCGTTTGGATGTTGCTGACATACTTATCACCCTCAACATTTCAAGCAtctcctaaaaaaaaatattttcctaaaaaaacATAATACTATTATCAGATTAGTAATTCCCTAAAGTCATCTAATCATGCATATTTAGGTTTCCCCAGTTGTCTTCCAAATTTCTTTTATAGCTATTTCAAACCAGGATTCAGTGAAAATTTAGACATTGCCAGGTATGACATtattacttcaataaaataatggAACGAATCAGTTAGTGCTTCTAAATGGTCacatttgttttagattttaatcattttttaaaaagtagcattaTGGGAACTGCCTAAAGATGCTTAATTAATCTTTGTAAGATCTCtatactttcttttccttgatcCTTCCTTTTTCCTAGTAGCATTCCATAATAGTTG from Panthera uncia isolate 11264 chromosome A1 unlocalized genomic scaffold, Puncia_PCG_1.0 HiC_scaffold_17, whole genome shotgun sequence carries:
- the PRKAA1 gene encoding 5'-AMP-activated protein kinase catalytic subunit alpha-1 isoform X2, translating into MNPSIGKHELTGHKVAVKILNRQKIRSLDVVGKIRREIQNLKLFRHPHIIKLYQVISTPSDIFMVMEYVSGGELFDYICKNGRKSDVPGVVRTGSMKELDEKESRRLFQQILSGVDYCHRHMVVHRDLKPENVLLDAHMNAKIADFGLSNMMSDGEFLRTSCGSPNYAAPEVISGRLYAGPEVDIWSSGVILYALLCGTLPFDDDHVPTLFKKICDGIFYTPQYLNPSVISLLKHMLQVDPMKRATIKDIREHEWFKQDLPKYLFPEDPSYSSTMIDDEALKEVCEKFECSEEEVLSCLYNRNHQDPLAVAYHLIIDNRRIMNEAKDFYLATSPPDSFLDDHHLTRPHPERVPFLVAETPRARHTLDELNPQKSKHQGVRKAKWHLGIRSQSRPNDIMAEVCRAIKQLDYEWKVVNPYYLRVRRKNPVTSTYSKMSLQLYQVDSRTYLLDFRSIDDEITEAKSGTATPQRSGSVSNYRSCQRNDSDADAQGKSSEASLTSSVTSLDSSPVDLTPRPGSHTIEFFEMCANLIKILAQ
- the PRKAA1 gene encoding 5'-AMP-activated protein kinase catalytic subunit alpha-1 isoform X1, with amino-acid sequence MTLIQVGKHELTGHKVAVKILNRQKIRSLDVVGKIRREIQNLKLFRHPHIIKLYQVISTPSDIFMVMEYVSGGELFDYICKNGRKSDVPGVVRTGSMKELDEKESRRLFQQILSGVDYCHRHMVVHRDLKPENVLLDAHMNAKIADFGLSNMMSDGEFLRTSCGSPNYAAPEVISGRLYAGPEVDIWSSGVILYALLCGTLPFDDDHVPTLFKKICDGIFYTPQYLNPSVISLLKHMLQVDPMKRATIKDIREHEWFKQDLPKYLFPEDPSYSSTMIDDEALKEVCEKFECSEEEVLSCLYNRNHQDPLAVAYHLIIDNRRIMNEAKDFYLATSPPDSFLDDHHLTRPHPERVPFLVAETPRARHTLDELNPQKSKHQGVRKAKWHLGIRSQSRPNDIMAEVCRAIKQLDYEWKVVNPYYLRVRRKNPVTSTYSKMSLQLYQVDSRTYLLDFRSIDDEITEAKSGTATPQRSGSVSNYRSCQRNDSDADAQGKSSEASLTSSVTSLDSSPVDLTPRPGSHTIEFFEMCANLIKILAQ
- the PRKAA1 gene encoding 5'-AMP-activated protein kinase catalytic subunit alpha-1 isoform X4 — encoded protein: MVMEYVSGGELFDYICKNGRKSDVPGVVRTGSMKELDEKESRRLFQQILSGVDYCHRHMVVHRDLKPENVLLDAHMNAKIADFGLSNMMSDGEFLRTSCGSPNYAAPEVISGRLYAGPEVDIWSSGVILYALLCGTLPFDDDHVPTLFKKICDGIFYTPQYLNPSVISLLKHMLQVDPMKRATIKDIREHEWFKQDLPKYLFPEDPSYSSTMIDDEALKEVCEKFECSEEEVLSCLYNRNHQDPLAVAYHLIIDNRRIMNEAKDFYLATSPPDSFLDDHHLTRPHPERVPFLVAETPRARHTLDELNPQKSKHQGVRKAKWHLGIRSQSRPNDIMAEVCRAIKQLDYEWKVVNPYYLRVRRKNPVTSTYSKMSLQLYQVDSRTYLLDFRSIDDEITEAKSGTATPQRSGSVSNYRSCQRNDSDADAQGKSSEASLTSSVTSLDSSPVDLTPRPGSHTIEFFEMCANLIKILAQ
- the PRKAA1 gene encoding 5'-AMP-activated protein kinase catalytic subunit alpha-1 isoform X5 — encoded protein: MVVHRDLKPENVLLDAHMNAKIADFGLSNMMSDGEFLRTSCGSPNYAAPEVISGRLYAGPEVDIWSSGVILYALLCGTLPFDDDHVPTLFKKICDGIFYTPQYLNPSVISLLKHMLQVDPMKRATIKDIREHEWFKQDLPKYLFPEDPSYSSTMIDDEALKEVCEKFECSEEEVLSCLYNRNHQDPLAVAYHLIIDNRRIMNEAKDFYLATSPPDSFLDDHHLTRPHPERVPFLVAETPRARHTLDELNPQKSKHQGVRKAKWHLGIRSQSRPNDIMAEVCRAIKQLDYEWKVVNPYYLRVRRKNPVTSTYSKMSLQLYQVDSRTYLLDFRSIDDEITEAKSGTATPQRSGSVSNYRSCQRNDSDADAQGKSSEASLTSSVTSLDSSPVDLTPRPGSHTIEFFEMCANLIKILAQ